The proteins below come from a single Campylobacter sp. CCUG 57310 genomic window:
- a CDS encoding amino acid ABC transporter permease — MDFEFIKEFYPMFIKAGILTLNLAFWGIVFSILVGIFCMMIKFYKIKPLVPIVNGYIELSRNTPLLIQLFFLYYGLPKLDINISSFSCAVIGLTFLGGSYMAESFRLGFESVKKSQLEAGLSIGLNDHQLLGYVVLPQAFSVALPSISANIIFLLKETSIVSIVALADLVYVAKDLIGLYYKTDEALFMLVISYLVIILPISLALTWLERRMRVARS, encoded by the coding sequence ATGGATTTTGAGTTTATAAAAGAATTTTATCCGATGTTTATAAAGGCCGGAATTTTGACGCTAAATCTAGCCTTTTGGGGGATAGTCTTTTCTATCCTTGTCGGTATATTTTGTATGATGATTAAATTTTATAAGATCAAGCCTTTAGTGCCTATAGTTAATGGCTATATCGAACTTTCTCGCAACACTCCGCTTCTTATACAGCTGTTTTTCTTGTATTACGGTTTGCCAAAGCTGGACATAAATATAAGCTCGTTTTCATGCGCTGTTATAGGGCTTACCTTTCTTGGAGGAAGCTACATGGCGGAGAGTTTTAGGCTCGGGTTTGAGTCGGTAAAAAAATCTCAACTTGAAGCGGGGTTGAGTATAGGATTAAACGATCATCAGCTTCTTGGATATGTAGTATTGCCACAAGCTTTTAGCGTCGCCCTACCGTCAATAAGCGCAAATATAATATTTTTACTTAAAGAAACTTCAATAGTCAGCATAGTAGCTCTTGCGGATCTAGTCTATGTCGCAAAGGATCTCATCGGGCTTTATTATAAAACCGATGAGGCGCTTTTTATGCTTGTTATCAGCTATCTTGTTATTATCTTGCCTATATCGCTTGCGCTGACATGGCTTGAAAGAAGGATGAGGGTTGCAAGGAGCTAG
- a CDS encoding c-type cytochrome: MKNSVLLMAVPLLISSSFAFDAAKDKAKSAYPFEVKIQEFRLPVGIDENGIIDEAKLGDSPYAKTVIFGSKLLNETSRYLGPQAKDEKKRFAGNNLSCSSCHSKGGVEPGHSPFVGITARFPQYNSRADQVVTLQDRINGCFQRSMSGKPIPANSKEMRAMVTYMHWLSSGYEVGAKVKGQGLVKAEYIDRAADPKKGKEIYAARCASCHGENGEGMINPDFANGGDYYIFPALWGDDSYNTGAGMYRLIKGAQYVKSTMPQGDATLSWEEAYDVTAYMNSHPRPIKQGREKDFPDLDVKPMDMDVGPYNDGFDENAHRFGPYKPMLKK; this comes from the coding sequence ATGAAAAACAGTGTTTTACTGATGGCTGTGCCGCTTTTGATAAGTAGCTCTTTTGCGTTTGACGCAGCCAAAGATAAGGCTAAAAGCGCTTATCCGTTTGAAGTAAAAATTCAGGAATTCAGGCTTCCTGTGGGAATTGATGAAAACGGCATAATAGACGAAGCCAAGCTTGGCGACTCTCCTTATGCAAAAACAGTTATATTCGGCTCAAAGCTACTAAACGAGACCTCGCGCTATCTTGGTCCTCAAGCAAAAGACGAGAAAAAGCGCTTTGCTGGCAACAACTTATCCTGTTCAAGCTGCCACTCAAAGGGCGGAGTTGAGCCGGGACACTCTCCTTTCGTAGGAATTACGGCTAGATTTCCTCAATACAACTCAAGAGCTGATCAGGTAGTAACCCTACAAGACCGCATAAACGGCTGCTTTCAGCGCTCGATGTCGGGCAAGCCGATACCTGCAAATTCAAAAGAGATGCGCGCAATGGTAACTTATATGCACTGGCTATCAAGCGGATATGAGGTAGGCGCAAAGGTCAAGGGTCAAGGACTCGTTAAGGCCGAGTACATAGATAGGGCGGCCGATCCTAAAAAAGGAAAAGAAATTTACGCTGCAAGATGCGCCTCATGCCACGGTGAAAACGGAGAAGGCATGATAAATCCAGACTTTGCAAACGGCGGAGATTATTATATATTTCCCGCACTTTGGGGAGATGACAGCTACAACACGGGAGCTGGCATGTACCGCTTAATAAAAGGCGCTCAATATGTAAAATCAACCATGCCTCAAGGCGACGCGACTCTAAGCTGGGAAGAAGCGTATGACGTAACGGCTTATATGAACTCTCACCCTAGACCTATCAAACAAGGTCGCGAAAAAGACTTCCCCGATCTTGACGTAAAGCCTATGGATATGGATGTGGGGCCTTACAACGACGGCTTTGACGAAAACGCTCACAGATTTGGACCATACAAACCTATGCTTAAAAAATAA
- a CDS encoding agmatine deiminase family protein, which produces MRAYAEWEKQELLFLSLPHENSDWKPYLNEILDSYEALVAAITPFQKCVLICPDEGIFNSRFAKFDNVEFVKIDTDDTWIRDYGMIDVENGDKILSYDFKFNAWGGKFESSKDNAVNLELIKRFKTNLQEVDFILEGGSIEFNGQGTLLTTEACLLNDNRNSKFSKDQIEERLKELFGLNRIIWLKHGFIKGDDTDSHIDTLARFISPDTIAYACTDDKNDEHYEELEKMKQELEKTGFNLLPLPLPSPKFYEGKRLGCTYANFIFVNGALIVPTYDDRNDKIVLERLAKALPNHKIIGVNSLVFVRQNGSLHCSSQNRYEGSR; this is translated from the coding sequence TTGAGAGCTTATGCAGAGTGGGAAAAACAAGAGCTTCTGTTTTTATCGTTACCGCACGAAAACAGCGACTGGAAGCCGTATTTGAACGAAATTTTAGATAGTTACGAAGCGCTTGTGGCGGCGATAACTCCTTTTCAAAAGTGCGTTTTGATATGTCCCGATGAAGGAATTTTTAACTCACGATTTGCCAAATTTGATAATGTTGAGTTTGTTAAGATTGATACCGATGATACGTGGATACGCGATTACGGCATGATTGACGTTGAAAACGGAGATAAAATTTTAAGCTATGATTTTAAATTTAACGCATGGGGCGGGAAATTTGAAAGCTCAAAGGATAATGCCGTAAATTTAGAGCTTATTAAGCGTTTTAAGACAAATTTGCAAGAAGTTGATTTCATCCTAGAGGGCGGAAGTATAGAATTTAACGGACAAGGCACTTTGCTAACGACTGAAGCTTGCCTGCTAAACGATAATAGAAATTCCAAATTTAGTAAAGATCAGATTGAAGAGAGGCTAAAAGAGCTTTTTGGCTTAAATCGTATTATCTGGCTTAAGCACGGCTTTATAAAGGGCGATGATACCGACTCTCACATAGATACTTTGGCTAGGTTTATCTCGCCTGATACGATTGCTTATGCTTGTACGGATGATAAAAATGATGAGCACTATGAGGAGCTTGAAAAAATGAAGCAAGAGCTTGAAAAAACGGGTTTTAACCTCTTGCCGCTTCCGCTTCCTAGCCCTAAATTTTACGAAGGTAAAAGGCTAGGGTGTACTTATGCAAATTTTATCTTTGTAAACGGTGCTTTGATCGTGCCTACTTATGATGATAGAAACGATAAAATCGTGCTTGAGCGCCTTGCAAAAGCGCTTCCAAATCACAAAATAATAGGCGTAAATTCGCTCGTTTTTGTTCGTCAAAACGGCTCGCTTCACTGCTCAAGCCAAAACAGATACGAAGGCTCGCGCTAG
- a CDS encoding cation diffusion facilitator family transporter, which translates to MSAEQIKSKNERQDSTSNSLKTEKNLQRLAVITAGATAFLLAIIKLISGIYSGSISVLSSAIDSMLDCLISVLNFFALKKSNAPANDKFNFGYTKLEALAALFEGALIIAIGVFIFYESAIKFTAEEVSIDVNTGLYVMVFSLGVTGILVAFLSKVAQKTQNLIIKADALHYKSDFFTNLAVVAALLIIKFTGFTIIDAIFGVLISFYIVHSAINLLKDSVLVLMDRALEPEIIKQIEEILSLKKEISSFHGLTSRKSANDCYISVHLVFDKEILLIRAHDISDEIEEQIRSKFPQFEWHIITHLDPYDDR; encoded by the coding sequence ATGTCGGCAGAGCAAATAAAATCTAAAAATGAGCGGCAAGACTCTACATCAAATAGCTTGAAAACGGAAAAAAATTTACAACGTTTAGCGGTTATTACCGCCGGGGCTACGGCATTTTTGCTGGCTATCATTAAACTTATCTCAGGCATTTATAGCGGCTCCATATCCGTGCTTAGCTCCGCTATTGATTCTATGCTTGATTGTCTTATATCGGTGCTAAATTTCTTTGCGCTTAAGAAGTCAAACGCTCCGGCAAACGATAAATTTAACTTCGGCTACACCAAGCTTGAAGCCTTGGCGGCGCTTTTTGAAGGGGCTTTAATCATCGCAATCGGTGTTTTTATATTTTATGAAAGCGCTATTAAATTTACCGCCGAAGAGGTTAGCATAGATGTCAATACCGGTCTTTACGTTATGGTTTTTTCTTTAGGTGTTACGGGAATTTTGGTAGCGTTTTTAAGCAAAGTAGCTCAAAAAACTCAAAATTTAATCATAAAGGCAGACGCTCTTCACTATAAGAGCGATTTTTTCACGAATTTAGCCGTAGTTGCCGCTCTTTTGATTATCAAATTTACTGGATTTACGATAATAGACGCGATTTTTGGCGTTTTAATAAGCTTTTATATAGTTCATTCTGCTATAAATTTGTTAAAAGACAGCGTTTTAGTCCTTATGGACAGGGCGCTTGAGCCTGAAATTATAAAGCAGATAGAGGAGATACTCTCTTTAAAAAAGGAAATTTCAAGTTTTCACGGACTTACCAGCAGAAAGAGTGCAAATGATTGCTACATCAGCGTTCATCTTGTATTTGATAAAGAAATTTTACTAATCAGAGCTCACGACATATCAGACGAGATAGAAGAGCAGATTAGGAGCAAATTCCCGCAGTTTGAGTGGCATATCATCACTCATCTTGATCCGTATGACGATAGGTAG
- a CDS encoding carbon-nitrogen hydrolase gives MKVALIQQKFHGTKEATNQKTLDLIKQASSQGADLVVCQELHQTQYFCQSEDTEFFDLANDWQDDVRFWGEVAKLNGIVLVTSLFEKRADGLYHNTAYVYEKDGKVAGKYRKMHIPDDPGFYEKFYFTPGDIGFEPIQTSLGKLGVLVCWDQWYPEAARLMALRGAQILIYPTAIGWFESDTDAEKSRQLEAWVAVQRGHAVANGLPVVAVNRVGFEKDTSGVMDGIKFWGNSFVFGPQGEEIFRADNTSELCEIVEIDMKRSEEVRRIWPFLRDRRIDAYANLTKRFID, from the coding sequence ATGAAAGTAGCTTTAATTCAGCAGAAATTTCACGGAACCAAAGAGGCGACAAACCAAAAGACTTTAGATCTCATTAAACAGGCCTCAAGCCAGGGCGCCGATCTTGTGGTGTGCCAAGAGCTTCATCAAACGCAATATTTTTGTCAAAGCGAGGATACGGAATTTTTTGATTTGGCAAACGATTGGCAAGACGATGTGAGGTTTTGGGGCGAGGTTGCTAAATTAAACGGCATAGTTTTGGTTACTTCGCTATTTGAAAAGCGTGCAGACGGGCTTTATCATAACACCGCTTACGTATATGAAAAAGACGGCAAAGTTGCGGGCAAATACCGCAAGATGCACATACCTGACGATCCGGGATTTTACGAGAAATTTTATTTTACACCCGGAGACATTGGATTTGAGCCGATACAAACGAGTCTTGGCAAGCTTGGCGTTTTAGTTTGCTGGGATCAGTGGTATCCTGAGGCTGCTAGACTTATGGCTTTGCGTGGAGCGCAAATTTTAATATACCCTACGGCGATAGGATGGTTTGAGTCTGATACCGATGCTGAAAAATCTCGCCAGCTTGAGGCGTGGGTAGCCGTTCAGCGCGGTCATGCGGTAGCAAACGGTTTGCCTGTGGTGGCGGTAAATCGCGTAGGATTTGAAAAAGATACAAGCGGAGTTATGGATGGCATAAAATTTTGGGGCAATAGCTTTGTATTTGGACCTCAAGGAGAGGAAATTTTCCGCGCCGATAACACAAGCGAACTATGCGAGATAGTGGAAATCGATATGAAAAGAAGCGAAGAAGTGCGTCGAATTTGGCCTTTTTTAAGAGATCGAAGGATTGATGCTTATGCGAATTTGACAAAGAGATTTATTGACTGA
- a CDS encoding EFR1 family ferrodoxin (N-terminal region resembles flavodoxins. C-terminal ferrodoxin region binds two 4Fe-4S clusters.): MIAIYFSSTGNTKYCINQFISYLHEDVLAVSIEDVACAKHLSKHQDVILAYPIYFSDLPRIVREFLYKNSANFNGKNVFIISTMEAFSGDGAGCAARILKKFGANITGGAHIKMPGFILDVGIFSYSHEKNERIISQASIKIKHLAELFMAGKYPRHGLSLFHQIAGFLGQRLWMKIYDKTLFSKSKPTLDEARCTGCGSCVKPCPMANISLVATKAKFDDNCTLCYRCVNICNQKAITILGKAKNLEKSIPARF, from the coding sequence ATGATAGCGATTTATTTTAGCTCTACTGGCAATACCAAATACTGCATTAATCAATTCATAAGCTACCTTCATGAGGATGTTTTAGCGGTTTCGATTGAAGATGTTGCTTGCGCTAAACATTTAAGCAAACATCAAGATGTCATTCTTGCGTATCCTATTTATTTTAGCGACCTGCCAAGGATTGTGCGCGAGTTTCTTTACAAAAACAGCGCAAATTTTAATGGCAAAAATGTATTTATAATCTCTACGATGGAGGCTTTTAGCGGTGACGGGGCCGGATGTGCGGCTAGAATTTTAAAGAAATTCGGCGCAAATATAACGGGCGGAGCGCATATAAAAATGCCCGGATTTATCCTTGATGTGGGCATTTTTAGCTATTCGCACGAGAAAAACGAACGCATAATCAGTCAAGCTTCTATTAAAATAAAACACCTTGCAGAGCTGTTTATGGCGGGCAAGTATCCTAGACACGGACTAAGCTTGTTTCATCAAATAGCGGGATTTTTAGGGCAGCGACTTTGGATGAAAATTTATGACAAGACACTATTTAGTAAGAGTAAGCCCACTCTTGATGAAGCTCGTTGCACGGGTTGTGGCAGTTGCGTGAAGCCTTGCCCGATGGCAAATATAAGCTTAGTTGCTACAAAGGCTAAATTTGATGATAACTGCACACTTTGCTATAGATGCGTAAATATATGCAACCAAAAAGCCATAACAATACTCGGTAAAGCAAAAAATTTAGAAAAGTCAATTCCTGCTAGATTTTAG
- a CDS encoding TAXI family TRAP transporter solute-binding subunit gives MKKTSLVLAGLLFASTLGAKEFISIGTGGMTGTYYPVGGAICRLANKDPQIKCSVQSTGGSIYNVNNVLKKELNFGFVQSDVVYDKYNGVGKFKDMGDKNLRAVVSIYPELLAFVVSKASGIASINDLEGKNINVGNPGSGNEMTALTVFNAYGFDAKKLKHHGVLTAQECPHALKDKKIDGYFYMVGHPTANITDAANSMPIDIVNISGENIDKMLKEFPYFAKGVIPKGTYEGVDKDVESIGVKAVLVTNKDMSDKAVAAVVKAILDNFDEYKTLHPALGAVTKESLVEGLSAPLHPAAEAEFKKHGIIK, from the coding sequence ATGAAAAAGACATCTTTAGTTTTAGCAGGGCTTCTTTTTGCTTCTACACTTGGCGCAAAAGAGTTTATATCTATCGGCACGGGCGGAATGACTGGTACTTATTATCCTGTCGGAGGCGCGATTTGCCGTCTTGCAAATAAAGATCCTCAGATAAAATGCTCCGTGCAATCAACCGGAGGCTCTATATATAACGTAAATAACGTACTTAAAAAAGAGCTAAATTTCGGTTTCGTGCAAAGCGACGTAGTCTATGATAAATACAACGGCGTGGGCAAATTTAAAGATATGGGCGATAAAAATTTACGCGCTGTAGTGTCAATCTATCCTGAACTTTTGGCGTTTGTAGTATCAAAAGCAAGCGGAATAGCTTCGATAAATGACCTTGAGGGCAAAAATATAAACGTAGGAAATCCGGGAAGCGGTAATGAAATGACGGCTCTTACCGTGTTTAACGCTTACGGCTTTGACGCTAAGAAGCTAAAACATCACGGCGTTTTAACGGCTCAAGAGTGTCCGCACGCACTTAAAGATAAAAAAATAGACGGATATTTTTACATGGTAGGTCACCCTACGGCAAACATCACTGACGCCGCAAATTCAATGCCTATTGATATCGTAAATATAAGCGGCGAAAATATCGATAAGATGCTTAAAGAGTTTCCTTATTTTGCAAAAGGTGTAATACCAAAAGGCACTTACGAAGGCGTTGATAAAGACGTAGAAAGTATCGGTGTTAAGGCCGTTTTAGTAACAAATAAAGATATGAGCGATAAGGCCGTAGCGGCTGTCGTTAAGGCAATACTAGATAACTTTGACGAGTATAAAACACTTCACCCTGCGCTTGGTGCGGTAACAAAAGAGTCTTTGGTCGAAGGACTTTCGGCTCCGCTTCACCCTGCTGCTGAGGCTGAGTTTAAAAAACACGGAATAATAAAATAA